One stretch of Maylandia zebra isolate NMK-2024a unplaced genomic scaffold, Mzebra_GT3a scaffold05, whole genome shotgun sequence DNA includes these proteins:
- the LOC143415817 gene encoding uncharacterized protein LOC143415817 isoform X2 yields MSSTQKDQHGARSQRSQEADKPQPRKREKKHTCDECGRGFALKGSLKQHQVIHTGERPFSCDLCGKSFTWKESLKTHQLIHSGVKAYSCDQCGRAFTRSSSLQDHLVTHSGIKAYSCDICGKTFSQRGNRNIHLRIHTRHDVYCCEQCGKYFTTDAQLQQHMFIHTEERPYKCDLCEKTFKSPHYLRQHQQIHTRKRLYKCSYCEQSDTDGSSSQPCHHRGGGKDFRCDLCGKTFSRQATLKTHQRRHTGDKLKYCKECGRNFITSTELKRHELIHSGVKKHLCDQCGSCFTTARELKRHKRVHTGEKPYKCRHCDKSFSDSGNRNRHERTHMEGNYSCDQCDKSFRNLSSYSEHKRSHVTNKLFHCYQCAKTFTSLSALCKHQRDHSGLKSLPSLDHSESKETERSSGFSVRLKKLEIRLHRVQIESFKLVLN; encoded by the exons gaccaacatggagcgagaagtcagcgctctcaggaggccgacaaacctcaaccaagaaagagagagaaaaaacacacctgtgacgagtgtgggaggGGTTTTGCTTTGAAGGGTTCActgaaacagcatcaggtcatccacactggagagagaccgttcagctgtgacttgtgtggaaagtcttttacctgGAAGGAatccctaaaaacacaccaactcatccacagtggagttaaagcgtacagctgtgatcagtgtggcagagcttttactcgcagtagcagcttacaggatcatctagttacccattctggaattaaggcatacagctgtgacatttgtggaaaaactttcagccagagagggaaCCGAAAtatacacctacgcattcacaccagacatgatgtgtactgctgtgaacagtgtggcaaatactttacaacagatgcacagttacaacaacacatgtttatccacactgaggagagaccttataaatgtgacctgtgtgagaagacttttaaatctccacattacctgagacaacaccaacagatccacaccagaaagagactctacaagtgcagttactgtgag cagagcgacacagatggatccagttctcaaccctgtcatcaccgtggtggtgggaaagactttcgttgtgacctctgtggaaaaactttcagtcggcaAGCCACCCTTAAaacacatcaacgtagacacactggagacaaactgaaatactgcaaagaatgtgggagaaacTTCATCACATCAACTGAGTTAAaacgacatgaactgattcacagtggggttaaaaagcacctctgtgatcagtgtgggtcatgcTTCACCACTGCAAGGGAGCTTAAaagacacaaacgagtccacacaggagagaaaccatacaagtgcagacactgtgacaaaagcttctcaGATTCAGGTAATCGTAACAGGCAcgaacgtacacacatggaaggaaactacagctgtgaccagtgtgacaagagcttcaggaatctcagttcatactccgaacacaaacgatcccacgttactaataaactgtttcactgttaccaatgtgccaaaacattcacctcattgtctgctctgtgcaaacatcagcgtgatcactcagggctgaaatcactcccatcactggatcacagtgaatctaaagagacagaaagatcctctggtttcagtgtcagactcaaaaagcttgagatcaggctccacagagttcagatagaatcatttaaacttgtgttgaactga
- the LOC143415817 gene encoding uncharacterized protein LOC143415817 isoform X1 — translation MSSTQKDQHGARSQRSQEADKPQPRKREKKHTCDECGRGFALKGSLKQHQVIHTGERPFSCDLCGKSFTWKESLKTHQLIHSGVKAYSCDQCGRAFTRSSSLQDHLVTHSGIKAYSCDICGKTFSQRGNRNIHLRIHTRHDVYCCEQCGKYFTTDAQLQQHMFIHTEERPYKCDLCEKTFKSPHYLRQHQQIHTRKRLYKCSYCEKQSDTDGSSSQPCHHRGGGKDFRCDLCGKTFSRQATLKTHQRRHTGDKLKYCKECGRNFITSTELKRHELIHSGVKKHLCDQCGSCFTTARELKRHKRVHTGEKPYKCRHCDKSFSDSGNRNRHERTHMEGNYSCDQCDKSFRNLSSYSEHKRSHVTNKLFHCYQCAKTFTSLSALCKHQRDHSGLKSLPSLDHSESKETERSSGFSVRLKKLEIRLHRVQIESFKLVLN, via the exons gaccaacatggagcgagaagtcagcgctctcaggaggccgacaaacctcaaccaagaaagagagagaaaaaacacacctgtgacgagtgtgggaggGGTTTTGCTTTGAAGGGTTCActgaaacagcatcaggtcatccacactggagagagaccgttcagctgtgacttgtgtggaaagtcttttacctgGAAGGAatccctaaaaacacaccaactcatccacagtggagttaaagcgtacagctgtgatcagtgtggcagagcttttactcgcagtagcagcttacaggatcatctagttacccattctggaattaaggcatacagctgtgacatttgtggaaaaactttcagccagagagggaaCCGAAAtatacacctacgcattcacaccagacatgatgtgtactgctgtgaacagtgtggcaaatactttacaacagatgcacagttacaacaacacatgtttatccacactgaggagagaccttataaatgtgacctgtgtgagaagacttttaaatctccacattacctgagacaacaccaacagatccacaccagaaagagactctacaagtgcagttactgtgag aagcagagcgacacagatggatccagttctcaaccctgtcatcaccgtggtggtgggaaagactttcgttgtgacctctgtggaaaaactttcagtcggcaAGCCACCCTTAAaacacatcaacgtagacacactggagacaaactgaaatactgcaaagaatgtgggagaaacTTCATCACATCAACTGAGTTAAaacgacatgaactgattcacagtggggttaaaaagcacctctgtgatcagtgtgggtcatgcTTCACCACTGCAAGGGAGCTTAAaagacacaaacgagtccacacaggagagaaaccatacaagtgcagacactgtgacaaaagcttctcaGATTCAGGTAATCGTAACAGGCAcgaacgtacacacatggaaggaaactacagctgtgaccagtgtgacaagagcttcaggaatctcagttcatactccgaacacaaacgatcccacgttactaataaactgtttcactgttaccaatgtgccaaaacattcacctcattgtctgctctgtgcaaacatcagcgtgatcactcagggctgaaatcactcccatcactggatcacagtgaatctaaagagacagaaagatcctctggtttcagtgtcagactcaaaaagcttgagatcaggctccacagagttcagatagaatcatttaaacttgtgttgaactga